The following are encoded in a window of Leptodactylus fuscus isolate aLepFus1 chromosome 9, aLepFus1.hap2, whole genome shotgun sequence genomic DNA:
- the LOC142217913 gene encoding extracellular calcium-sensing receptor-like encodes MEKYQYVLAMLFAINEINASPLLLPNVTLGYEVYDPCYSDMVAIDAVMCYLSGNQSKVPNYSCRSASPKLSAVVGDSPSSGSVAIARILGLTYFPQISYASALPTLADKTQFPSFVRTVGTVDSQPVAVVQMIRHFNWSWVGILSSNNDYGDQGSQKLKREMAKSDICVAFAKTLSTPPSKESLDNIMDAIQKTKTNVIVLYAYATELIAFLQAVTANKISGKVWIAVGSWLPSAVFTQKDLWPVLNGTIGLAKYSSNIPGFQDFLYSIYPAKYPNDIFIREFWEQVFSCKWNNVSNVTNVPSCTGKEDLTKVDKSVYDTTNFRLSVSVYNAVYAVAHAIDNMLSCQGGSGPFTNGTCANIESFQPWQLFYYVKRIHFLNSGGERVAFDEKGELKGLYDVLNWQTSPDLKGELVKVGMFDDWGPNGKKLVLNEKHIIWGKMYKEVPPSVCCDSCPPGFWKAPREGQPFCCYDCLPCSDGEISNQTDTTDCMRCPEDQWPNEDRVKCIPKVLEFLSYEDPLGIALSTITSACSLLTVSVLCIFIRFRDTPLVKANNRSLSYLLLVALLLCFLCSFLFIGRPSTITCLIRQAVFGTIFSLCVSCIFAKTITVVIAFSATKPNSPLRRWVGSSIPNSMILTGSSIQSVICISWVIMYPSSPQLNMKAMKGIITVECREGSITYFYIMLGFLAFLALLTLVVAFLARNLPDGFNETKFITFSMLVFTSVWISFIPAYVSTKGKYMVAVEIFAILSSSLGLICCIFAPKCHIIVLKPHMNTKDYLISKSQIGKKI; translated from the exons ATGGAGAAATACCAGTATGTCCTCGCCATGTTATTCGCCATTAATGAGATCAACGCCAGTCCGCTGCTACTGCCCAATGTGACCCTGGGATACGAGGTCTATGACCCCTGTTACTCGGACATGGTCGCTATAGATGCCGTCATGTGTTATCTGTCAGGAAATCAATCCAAGGTGCCAAATTACAGCTGTCGCTCAGCGTCACCTAAGTTGTCTGCCGTGGTTGGAGATTCGCCATCGTCTGGGTCGGTCGCCATCGCTCGAATACTGGGGCTCACGTATTTCCCGCAG ATCAGTTACGCCTCTGCTCTTCCCACCTTGGCTGATAAGACGCAGTTCCCTTCCTTTGTTCGCACGGTGGGAACCGTGGACTCCCAACCTGTCGCCGTGGTCCAGATGATCAGGCATTTTAACTGGTCCTGGGTTGGCATCTTGTCTTCCAATAATGACTATGGAGACCAAGGCAGCCAGAAGCTGAAGCGGGAGATGGCCAAGAGCGACATTTGTGTAGCTTTCGCCAAAACCCTCTCGACCCCACCGAGCAAAGAGAGTCTGGATAACATAATGGACGCCATCCAGAAAACCAAGACCAACGTCATTGTCCTGTACGCCTACGCCACCGAGCTCATAGCCTTCCTGCAAGCCGTCACCGCCAACAAGATCTCTGGAAAAGTCTGGATCGCTGTGGGGAGTTGGTTGCCCTCAGCTGTCTTTACCCAAAAAGATCTCTGGCCTGTTCTTAATGGGACCATTGGCCTGGCCAAATACAGCTCAAATATCCCCGGCTTCCAAGATTTCCTTTATAGTATATACCCAGCCAAGTACCCCAATGATATATTTATCAGGGAGTTTTGGGAACAGGTGTTTTCCTGCAAATGGAATAATGTGAGTAACGTCACCAATGTCCCATCATGCACCGGGAAAGAAGACCTAACCAAAGTGGACAAGTCTGTGTATGATACCACCAACTTCAGGCTATCCGTGTCCGTGTACAATGCTGTGTATGCGGTGGCACATGCTATAGATAACATGCTGTCCTGTCAGGGGGGCAGCGGACCCTTCACCAATGGGACTTGTGCAAACATTGAGAGTTTCCAGCCATGGCAG CTTTTCTATTATGTTAAGCGCATCCATTTCCTGAACTCGGGGGGTGAGAGAGTTGCATTTGATGAAAAGGGAGAACTGAAAGGACTTTATGATGTTCTGAATTGGCAAACGTCTCCGGATCTGAAGGGAGAATTGGTGAAAGTGGGAATGTTTGATGACTGGGGCCCCAATGGTAAAAAGCTGGTCCTAAATGAAAAGCACATAATATGGGGCAAGATGTACAAAGAG GTCCCCCCGTCTGTGTGTTGTGACAGCTGCCCCCCCGGATTCTGGAAGGCCCCCCGGGAGGGGCAGCCCTTTTGCTGCTATGATTGTCTTCCCTGTTCAGATGGAGAAATTTCCAACCAGACGG ACACCACCGATTGCATGAGGTGTCCAGAAGATCAGTGGCCCAACGAGGACCGAGTCAAATGCATCCCAAAAGTGTTAGAATTTCTCTCCTATGAAGATCCCCTGGGCATAGCCTTGTCCACCATCACCAGCGCCTGCTCCCTCCTCACTGTCTCGGTTCTCTGTATCTTCATCCGCTTCCGGGATACTCCACTGGTGAAGGCCAACAACCGGAGCCTGAGCTATCTCCTGCTGGTGGCCCTGCTCCTCTGCTTCCTCTGCTCCTTCTTGTTCATCGGCCGTCCTTCCACCATCACCTGCCTCATCCGTCAGGCCGTGTTTGGGACTATATTTTCCCTTTGTGTGTCTTGTATCTTTGCCAAAACTATTACCGTTGTCATTGCCTTTAGTGCCACCAAACCCAACAGCCCCCTTAGGAGATGGGTGGGATCCTCAATTCCAAACTCCATGATCCTCACAGGCTCAAGCATCCAAAGTGTCATCTGTATATCATGGGTTATCATGTATCCGTCATCTCCACAACTCAACATGAAGGCCATGAAGGGCATCATCACGGTGGAGTGCAGGGAGGGCTCCATCACCTACTTCTACATCATGTTGGGATTTCTggcgtttttggcccttttgaccTTGGTTGTTGCCTTTCTGGCTCGGAACCTCCCTGACGGGTTCAATGAGACCAAGTTCATCACGTTCAGCATGTTGGTCTTCACCAGCGTCTGGATCTCTTTCATCCCGGCTTATGTCAGCACCAAGGGCAAATACATGGTGGCGGTAGAAATATTTGCCATCTTGTCCTCCAGCCTGGGTttgatttgctgcatttttgcccCCAAATGTCACATTATTGTCCTGAAACCTCACATGAACACAAAAGACTATTTAATATCAAAGAGTCAGATCGGAAAGAAAATCTAG
- the LOC142217895 gene encoding extracellular calcium-sensing receptor-like, protein MTLSLHWKVADLPMRLSKILVFLTLVTVVQESSQNRCHLEQQSIESFSSQGDVVLGVVTLIHSTIYQPYVTYTKKPEAASCEDFVIRYYRDVLAVIFAIEEINEDLHLLPNLTLGYRIFDSCVSEVRALQATLLLLSEDKASHYESTQAMKDPFLAGIVGDSMSTLAIPMARILGPCHYPQISFGAFDPDLDDRYQFPTFLRTVPNENIQNRAISELLKHLGWTWVGILTRDDDLGVLDGQSLKEEISHNQGCVAFLEKIHYRYPMDRLKNIHDIVMNSTAIVVVVYCEEMHVKPLLDMMSEAGTKGKIWIYTLSFTFIPGMFSEATSKLLNGSIGLVLHSETLAQFDTYLQQIHPYKYSNDVYIREFWEVAFDCIWPPSDPPGNITEDVEYCSGDEDLTDRVKSLFELDDLSYTFQAYIAVYAFAYALDKLLQRKSPAEGSGRCGGEHPTPWQVYRYLKKISFPSPAGNKIFFNDVGEVPATFDIMNLQIFPDNTYRLVKVGSYDSQAAASQQISLNIRTVIWNQEHKEVPRSVCSISCQPGNHKLSIDGRPLCCFQCAPCSMGEITNETDAAACTKCPEDMWPNDNQDSCRLKPTQFLSYEEVMGVSLAASSISFSIITLSILCIFRKFSDTPVVKANNRSLSYIILAGLVVCFLAILIFIGYPFEVICILRQVVFGVSFSVVVSGMLAKTITVILIFQSTKPNSIGKRFDSRISRTVMFLCPLLQVVLCLVWLGTSPPYAELNMTSKPDTIIAQCNEGSNLFFSCMLAYMGLLATISFLVAFLSRKLPDSFSEGQYITFSMFVFLSVWICFIPAYLSAEGKDVVIAEVFAIMASSAGLLTCLFFPKCYIILFRPDMNTRQYVRGKQ, encoded by the exons ATGACTCTGAGCTTACACTGGAAAGTGGCCGACCTCCCCATGAGGTTATCAAAGATCCTGGTTTTTCTAACACTCGTCACAGTTGTCCAAGAATCTTCCCAAAATCGATGTCACCTGGAGCAACAAAGTATCGAGTCCTTCTCCAGCCAAGGAGACGTCGTCCTCGGAGTCGTCACCCTCATCCATTCCACCATTTATCAGCCATATGTGACATATACAAAGAAACCCGAAGCCGCGTCCTGCGAAGA TTTTGTCATCAGGTATTACAGAGATGTCCTGGCCGTGATATTCGCCATAGAAGAGATTAATGAGGATCTTCACCTCCTGCCGAACCTCACCTTAGGTTACCGTATATTTGACTCTTGCGTCTCAGAGGTCCGGGCCTTACAGGCCACTTTGTTGCTTCTCTCAGAGGACAAAGCTTCACATTATGAGTCTACTCAGGCCATGAAGGATCCATTCTTGGCCGGGATTGTGGGAGATTCCATGTCCACATTGGCCATTCCCATGGCCAGGATACTTGGTCCGTGCCATTACCCACAG ATCAGCTTTGGAGCTTTTGATCCAGACTTAGATGACAGATATCAATTCCCAACGTTCCTTCGCACTGTGCCCAACGAGAACATCCAGAACAGAGCCATCTCAGAGCTGCTGAAGCACCTGGGCTGGACATGGGTGGGCATATTGACCAGAGATGATGACCTTGGAGTACTAGATGGTCAAAGTTTGAAAGAAGAGATAAGTCATAACCAAGGCTGTGTGGCTTTCTTGGAGAAGATCCATTACCGCTACCCCATGGACAGACTCAAGAACATACATGACATTGTCATGAACTCTACGGCCATTGTGGTGGTGGTGTATTGTGAGGAAATGCATGTGAAGCCTCTTCTGGACATGATGTCCGAGGCTGGGACAAAGGGGAAGATCTGGATCTACACCCTGAGCTTCACCTTCATTCCAGGCATGTTCTCAGAAGCAACCTCCAAGCTGCTGAACGGCTCCATTGGTCTGGTCCTCCACAGCGAGACTCTCGCCCAGTTTGACACTTATCTCCAGCAGATCCACCCATATAAATACTCCAACGACGTCTACATTCGGGAGTTTTGGGAAGTGGCGTTTGACTGTATCTGGCCCCCTAGTGATCCTCCTGGTAACATCACAGAAGACGTTGAGTACTGCTCGGGGGATGAAGACCTGACGGATAGGGTGAAGTCGCTGTTTGAGCTTGATGATCTGAGTTACACCTTCCAGGCTTACATtgcagtttatgcctttgcttacGCTCTTGACAAGCTCCTGCAACGTAAGAGTCCGGCTGAGGGGTCCGGCAGGTGCGGAGGAGAACATCCCACACCCTGGCAG GTTTATCGTTATCTGAAGAAAATCTCCTTCCCGAGCCCGGCAGGCAATAAAATCTTCTTCAACGACGTCGGTGAAGTCCCGGCCACATTCGATATCATGAACCTTCAGATATTTCCCGATAACACGTACAGACTGGTGAAGGTGGGGAGTTATGATTCTCAGGCGGCCGCCAGTCAACAGATCTCCCTAAATATCAGGACTGTCATCTGGAACCAGGAACACAAGGAG GTCCCTCGTTCCGTTTGCAGTATAAGTTGTCAACCTGGAAACCATAAACTCTCCATAGACGGCCGTCCCTTGTGTTGCTTCCAGTGCGCGCCGTGCTCGATGGGAGAAATCACCAATGAAACAG ATGCAGCCGCCTGTACCAAGTGCCCAGAAGACATGTGGCCCAATGACAATCAGGACAGTTGCCGCCTGAAGCCGACTCAGTTCCTGTCCTATGAGGAGGTGATGGGAGTCTCCTTGGCCGCCTCTTCCATCTCCTTTTCCATTATAACTTTATCCATTCTGTGCATCTTCAGAAAGTTCTCAGACACGCCGGTGGTGAAGGCCAACAACCGAAGCCTCAGCTACATCATCCTTGCAGGCCTCGTTGTGTGTTTCCTTGCCATCCTCATTTTCATTGGATATCCATTCGAGGTCATCTGCATCCTCCGGCAGGTTGTGTTTGGTGTGTCCTTCTCCGTTGTTGTCTCTGGGATGTTGGCCAAGACGATCACGGTCATCCTCATCTTCCAGTCCACAAAGCCCAACTCCATTGGCAAACGCTTTGACTCCAGGATCTCCAGGACGGTCATGTTCCTCTGCCCTCTGCTCCAGGTTGTCCTCTGTTTGGTTTGGCTCGGGACGTCGCCTCCTTACGCTGAGCTGAACATGACATCTAAACCTGATACAATCATTGCACAATGTAACGAGGGCTCCAACCTCTTCTTCTCCTGCATGCTGGCTTACATGGGGCTATTGGCAACTATAAGCTTCCTTGTGGCTTTCTTATCCCGGAAGCTTCCGGACAGCTTCAGCGAGGGCCAGTATATCACCTTCAGTATGTTCGTCTTTCTCAGCGTCTGGATATGTTTTATTCCAGCGTATCTGAGCGCCGAAGGGAAGGACGTGGTCATCGCGGAAGTGTTTGCCATCATGGCCTCCAGTGCCGGTCTCCTGACTTGTCTGTTTTTCCCTAAATGTTATATCATCCTGTTCAGACCAGACATGAACACCAGGCAGTATGTGCGGGGAAAGCAATGA